From Flavipsychrobacter sp., a single genomic window includes:
- a CDS encoding DUF4856 domain-containing protein, which produces MNKIIGSALLLAIGFTSCTKDNSVTPAPTNNLTIPYNTLTASSNYLETFKGTDGKTSVDFSGQTTRIEMLKELDTYIKTGTTAAINEQKMKDMFENKNTPFTSNDLNTATTKVIVSKSAASFSAVDADAERQHFYNYFKELERISKLNGQTATQGNAGLLGGKRLVDEKGFEYAQFVQKGLIGAMMLDQISNVYLGTEKQAADNKTIVDGKNYTAMQHHWDEAYGYLTSNPTYPMKDPNDATKYLESFLGGYVRQVGTSVGGDPEAVYVAFLKGRAAIVNNDLTTRDEQITYIRTALEKAVATVAISYLNQTKTASDDASKFHALSEGYGFIYSLRFAYNAKIDKTKSDNLLNILGGKANGFWSLTNADIDNVRDQIATAFGIDKNAVVSH; this is translated from the coding sequence ATGAATAAAATAATCGGTTCGGCTTTATTATTAGCAATAGGATTTACCTCATGCACAAAGGATAACTCTGTTACTCCTGCCCCAACAAATAACCTTACAATACCATATAACACCTTAACCGCAAGTAGCAACTACTTGGAGACCTTTAAAGGTACTGACGGGAAAACTTCAGTAGACTTTAGCGGACAGACTACTCGTATTGAGATGCTAAAAGAGTTAGACACTTATATAAAAACAGGTACTACTGCAGCAATAAATGAGCAAAAGATGAAAGATATGTTCGAAAACAAGAACACACCTTTCACTAGCAATGACTTAAATACTGCAACAACAAAAGTTATCGTTAGCAAATCAGCAGCATCATTCTCAGCTGTAGATGCTGATGCAGAGCGTCAACATTTCTACAACTATTTCAAAGAATTGGAAAGAATTAGCAAGCTAAACGGACAAACAGCTACTCAAGGCAATGCAGGTTTGCTAGGCGGCAAGCGACTTGTAGATGAAAAAGGATTTGAATATGCTCAGTTTGTACAAAAAGGGCTTATCGGTGCTATGATGCTTGACCAGATCAGCAATGTATACCTAGGTACTGAAAAACAAGCAGCGGATAATAAAACAATAGTTGATGGCAAGAACTATACCGCTATGCAACACCATTGGGATGAAGCATACGGTTACTTGACAAGCAACCCTACCTACCCAATGAAAGACCCTAACGATGCTACAAAATATCTTGAATCGTTCTTGGGTGGTTATGTACGCCAAGTAGGAACATCTGTTGGTGGAGACCCTGAGGCTGTATATGTAGCTTTCTTAAAAGGACGTGCGGCTATTGTTAATAATGACCTGACAACACGCGACGAGCAAATAACCTACATTCGTACTGCACTGGAAAAGGCTGTAGCTACAGTAGCTATCAGTTACCTAAACCAAACAAAAACTGCTAGTGATGACGCAAGTAAATTCCACGCTTTATCTGAAGGGTATGGATTTATCTACTCACTACGTTTCGCATACAACGCTAAGATCGACAAAACAAAGTCTGATAATTTATTAAATATACTAGGAGGCAAAGCAAATGGATTCTGGTCATTAACCAATGCAGATATTGACAATGTAAGAGACCAAATTGCCACAGCCTTTGGAATCGATAAAAATGCAGTGGTTAG